Proteins encoded by one window of Microbispora sp. ZYX-F-249:
- a CDS encoding S8 family peptidase → MRSSSVAAVLTAAALLGPLAASAAAQTVPPSPSTSSASSGTSGPSAATGAAAAPAAGDHTVTLVTGDTVRARLESHDLRVLSVEPGEGRTGVTFAVTDRGDQVSVVPSDAASLIRAGRLDPQLFELGTLIADGYDDEHSQAIPVMTTYRKSATSENAERARAVFDGAAKRRLAFPRLGISALAIEKKAAHEGWRGLTGGSAKPSGLQGGVTKLWLDGRVRAGLDQSVPHIGAPTAWASGYDGSGVKVAVLDSGYDTDHPDLQNQVVASADFTGNANGVEDGNSHGTHTASTVAGTGTASGGRYKGVAPGADLVVGKVLDDGNSGYDSWIIEGMNWAVGEQGADIVSMSIVSDPARVDHPIAAAINSLTAEYDALFVVCSGNSGPGTSTISSIGVADKALTVGAVDLNDTVADFSSRGPVGEQGLKPDMTAPGVNITAAVPGGGYGAKDGCSMATPHVAGTAALVKQRHPAWGAQRLKDALMGTTAAAAGSSPYAYGTGRVDAARAVSQQVTANPPSAALSVTAAQPTATQTVTYTNDAATPVTLGLAVSATGSTGGTPAPAGLFTLSANQVTVPANGTAQVTVTLHQVDAANSLYGGVLTATSSGGASVRTSLGGHIEATSTFTTTVRVHYDPGAGNRITLRGDAPLSWTGGQNCVSRSAGLWECGINVPIGQQFYYKPLINDGLWAAGANYRGVGGQIYDVYPTFP, encoded by the coding sequence TTGCGAAGTTCATCCGTGGCCGCCGTCCTCACGGCGGCCGCCCTCCTCGGCCCGCTCGCCGCGTCCGCCGCGGCGCAGACCGTGCCCCCAAGCCCCTCGACTTCCTCAGCCTCCTCCGGCACCTCCGGTCCTTCCGCGGCGACGGGAGCCGCCGCGGCGCCGGCGGCCGGAGACCACACCGTCACGCTCGTCACCGGCGACACGGTGCGGGCGCGTCTGGAGAGCCACGACCTGCGGGTCCTGTCGGTCGAGCCGGGCGAGGGCCGCACCGGCGTCACCTTCGCCGTCACCGACCGGGGCGACCAGGTGTCGGTGGTCCCGTCGGACGCGGCCTCCCTCATCCGGGCGGGCCGGCTCGACCCCCAGCTCTTCGAGCTGGGCACGCTGATCGCGGACGGCTATGACGACGAGCACAGCCAGGCCATCCCGGTCATGACCACCTACCGCAAGAGCGCGACCTCGGAGAACGCCGAGCGGGCCCGGGCCGTCTTCGACGGTGCGGCGAAACGGCGCCTCGCATTCCCCCGCCTGGGCATCAGCGCGCTCGCCATCGAGAAGAAGGCCGCGCACGAGGGCTGGCGCGGCCTCACCGGCGGCTCGGCCAAGCCCTCGGGTCTGCAGGGCGGCGTCACCAAGTTGTGGCTCGACGGCAGGGTGAGGGCCGGCCTCGACCAGAGTGTCCCGCATATCGGCGCGCCGACCGCGTGGGCGAGCGGGTATGACGGCAGCGGCGTCAAGGTCGCGGTGCTGGACAGCGGCTACGACACCGACCACCCCGACCTGCAGAACCAGGTCGTCGCCTCCGCCGACTTCACCGGCAATGCGAACGGGGTCGAGGACGGCAACTCACACGGCACGCACACCGCCTCCACCGTCGCCGGGACCGGCACCGCCTCCGGGGGCCGCTACAAGGGGGTCGCCCCCGGCGCGGACCTGGTCGTCGGCAAGGTCCTCGACGACGGGAACTCGGGCTACGACTCCTGGATCATCGAGGGGATGAACTGGGCGGTCGGCGAGCAGGGCGCCGACATCGTCAGCATGAGCATCGTGAGCGATCCCGCTCGCGTCGACCACCCGATCGCGGCGGCGATCAACAGCCTGACCGCGGAGTACGACGCGCTGTTCGTGGTCTGCTCGGGCAACTCCGGGCCCGGCACGTCCACCATCAGTTCCATCGGCGTCGCCGACAAGGCGCTGACCGTGGGCGCGGTGGACCTGAACGACACCGTGGCGGACTTCTCCAGCCGGGGCCCGGTGGGGGAGCAGGGCCTGAAGCCGGACATGACCGCGCCCGGCGTGAACATCACCGCGGCCGTGCCCGGTGGCGGCTACGGCGCGAAGGACGGTTGTTCGATGGCGACCCCGCACGTCGCCGGGACGGCCGCGCTCGTCAAGCAGCGCCACCCCGCCTGGGGCGCGCAGCGGCTGAAGGACGCCCTGATGGGCACGACCGCGGCCGCGGCCGGCTCCAGCCCTTACGCGTACGGCACCGGCCGGGTCGACGCGGCCCGCGCGGTGAGCCAGCAGGTCACGGCGAACCCGCCGAGCGCGGCCCTGTCGGTCACCGCCGCCCAGCCCACGGCCACGCAGACCGTGACCTACACCAACGACGCCGCCACGCCTGTCACGCTGGGCCTGGCCGTGTCCGCCACCGGCTCAACCGGCGGCACGCCCGCCCCGGCCGGCCTGTTCACCCTGAGCGCCAACCAGGTCACGGTGCCCGCCAACGGCACCGCGCAGGTCACCGTCACCCTGCACCAGGTCGACGCCGCGAACAGCCTCTACGGCGGTGTGCTGACCGCCACGTCGTCCGGCGGCGCCTCGGTGCGCACTTCGCTCGGCGGGCACATCGAGGCGACCTCCACCTTCACGACCACGGTCCGCGTCCACTACGACCCGGGCGCCGGCAATCGCATCACCCTGCGCGGCGACGCGCCGCTGAGCTGGACCGGCGGGCAGAACTGCGTCAGCAGGTCGGCCGGCCTGTGGGAGTGCGGGATCAACGTCCCCATCGGGCAGCAGTTCTACTACAAGCCCCTGATCAACGACGGCCTCTGGGCCGCCGGTGCCAACTACCGCGGCGTCGGCGGGCAGATCTACGACGTGTACCCCACCTTCCCCTAG